A window of the Vanessa tameamea isolate UH-Manoa-2023 chromosome 22, ilVanTame1 primary haplotype, whole genome shotgun sequence genome harbors these coding sequences:
- the LOC113401530 gene encoding zinc finger protein 330 homolog, with protein MPKKKTGQRKKAEKQKQRQKEIRNAREHVDLAQHPCNLPMECDKCQKKQKSRAFCYFCSAVQRLPACAQCGKIKCMLKSGDCVVRHPGVFTTGLGMVGAICDFCEAWVCHGRKCLNSHACTCPLADAVCLECERGVWEHGGRVFRCCFCQGFLCEDDQFEHQASCQVLESETYKCQSCNRLGQYSCLRCKTCFCDEHVRRRGARAARGAVPCPRCAYALHLTADLSMSTRSHRYGRQGAAAADDDDDGDYGAGYDGDGGMEGGDYSYSESDDDDDDDDEESEESSSAEEEDEAESVPSASKTT; from the exons ATGCCTAAGAAAAAAACAGGCCAACGCAAAAAAGCTGAGAAACAAAAACAGCGCCAAAAAGAGATCCGTAATGCAAGAGAACACGTCGACTTAGCACAGCACCCTTGCAACCTCCCCATGGAATGCGATAAATgccaaaa GAAACAGAAAAGCCGAGCATTCTGTTACTTCTGTTCTGCAGTGCAGAGACTACCTGCATGTGCACAGTGTGGCAAGATTAAATGTATGCTCAAGTCTGGTGACTGTGTAGTGAGACATCCTGGAGTTTTTACCACTGGGCTTGGTATGGTG GGAGCCATCTGTGACTTCTGCGAAGCTTGGGTTTGTCATGGCCGCAAATGTCTGAACAGTCATGCCTGCACCTGCCCCTTAGCTGATGCTGTCTGTCTGGAGTGTGAGAGAG GAGTGTGGGAGCACGGTGGCCGAGTGTTCCGCTGCTGTTTCTGCCAAGGCTTCCTTTGCGAGGACGACCAGTTCGAGCACCAGGCCTCCTGCCAAGTCCTGGAGTCCGAAACCTACAAGT GTCAGTCCTGCAACCGCCTGGGGCAGTACTCGTGCCTGCGCTGCAAGACGTGCTTCTGCGACGAGCAcgtgcggcggcgcggcgcgcgcgcggcccGCGGCGCCGTGCCCTGCCCGCGCTGCGCCTACGCGCTGCACCTCACGGCCGACCTCAGCATGTCCA CGCGCTCGCATCGCTACGGGCGACAGGGCGCGGCCGCCgccgacgacgacgacgacggcGACTACGGAGCGG GATACGATGGCGATGGAGGCATGGAAGGTGGAGATTATTCGTACTCGGAATcagacgacgacgacgacgacgacgacgaagaaTCTGAGGAGTCATCTTCTGCTGAGGAAGAAGACGAGGCTGAATCTGTCCCCTCTGCGAGCAAGACTACGTAG
- the LOC113401533 gene encoding lysoplasmalogenase TMEM86B, with translation MPIMISSSDLMKAVGRSGRLVPFFKAVCVYFVVGGGAPSLSAAALKCAPVLCLLLCVLVRAHTAPQPQRWYAHCVATGLALSAAGDALLVWPQHFVAGMVAFAGAHVAYILAFGLQPRAYGAALALFAGALAYVRAVPAPAPLRALVPAYALLLAAMAWRGSARAGYQRPGALLFLLSDAILGYGLFAEPVPYNQALVMSTYYLGQLGIALSALEPARAVAAPQ, from the exons ATGCCTATAATGATATCTTCTTCTGATCTT ATGAAGGCGGTCGGACGCAGCGGGAGGCTGGTGCCGTTCTTCAAGGCAGTTTGCGTATACTTCGTGGTGGGCGGCGGCGCGCCCTCGCTGTCGGCGGCGGCGCTCAAGTGCGCTCCCGTGCTGTGCCTGCTGCTCTGCGTGCTGGTGCGGGCGCACACAGCGCCGCAACCACA ACGGTGGTACGCGCACTGCGTGGCGACGGGCCTGGCGCTATCGGCGGCGGGCGACGCGCTGCTCGTGTGGCCGCAGCACTTCGTGGCGGGCATGGTGGCGTTTGCGGGCGCGCACGTGGCGTACATCCTCGCCTTCGGCTTGCAGCCGCGCGCGTACGGCGCCGCGCTGGCGCTGTTCGCGGGCGCGCTGGCCTACGTGCGCGCCgtgcccgcgcccgcgccgctgcGCGCGCTCGTGCCGGCCTACGCGCTGCTGCTCGCCGCCATGGCGTGGCGCGGCTCGGCGCGCGCCGGCTACCAGCGCCCCGGCGCTCTCCTCTTCCTGCTGTCCGACGCCATCCTCGGCTACGGCCTCTTCGCCGAGCCGGTGCCTTACAATCAG GCGCTGGTGATGTCGACGTACTACCTGGGCCAGCTGGGCATCGCGCTGAGCGCCCTGGAGCCGGCCCGCGCGGTGGCCGCGCCGCAGTAG